A part of Paenibacillus sp. sptzw28 genomic DNA contains:
- a CDS encoding copper amine oxidase N-terminal domain-containing protein, with amino-acid sequence MNKKMAMIITLCFCVIGMSACGKAAVEGQNVASHMVQASEVAETTQVTEKTSSCETPPKFLVWSKKTYYLKETHSTAEPMVHYGYMKCENGSYTQTISDTAEFNVYSAGPSSDLLYYGEWGGKRGYALYSLGVPGIPVNAAATVKSVKIEYANDRKANLNNEEYILIRGSILVSPSYVTDVLPFLVPGKGIWWNNEQKTLSFAFTDKDDYIKERFLIKIGEKKFKDNNKIFPIRQEAILKNGRVYLPLRGIAEAYGNVVKFTKSNGLVTISIEQ; translated from the coding sequence ATGAACAAAAAGATGGCTATGATTATTACGTTGTGCTTCTGCGTGATTGGAATGTCAGCATGCGGCAAAGCGGCTGTAGAGGGGCAAAACGTAGCGTCTCACATGGTACAAGCGAGCGAGGTAGCGGAAACCACACAAGTAACCGAAAAAACGTCTTCTTGCGAGACACCACCGAAATTCCTAGTCTGGTCTAAAAAAACCTATTACTTGAAGGAGACGCACAGTACAGCCGAACCTATGGTACATTATGGGTACATGAAATGTGAGAATGGTTCGTATACGCAAACGATATCCGATACAGCAGAATTCAATGTATATAGCGCTGGACCTAGCAGTGACCTCCTTTACTACGGTGAATGGGGAGGTAAAAGGGGATACGCTTTATACTCCTTAGGGGTACCTGGTATTCCTGTGAATGCGGCAGCCACTGTTAAATCAGTAAAAATCGAATATGCTAACGATAGAAAAGCAAATCTAAATAACGAAGAATACATTCTCATTAGGGGAAGTATCTTAGTCAGCCCAAGTTATGTAACGGATGTTCTTCCATTTCTTGTACCAGGGAAAGGGATCTGGTGGAACAATGAGCAGAAAACTTTATCATTCGCATTTACAGATAAGGATGACTACATCAAAGAGAGATTTTTGATAAAAATAGGTGAAAAGAAATTCAAAGATAACAATAAGATCTTCCCAATTCGTCAAGAAGCGATTTTGAAGAATGGACGTGTGTATTTGCCGCTAAGAGGTATCGCAGAAGCATACGGTAATGTTGTCAAATTCACTAAGAGCAATGGATTGGTAACAATTTCCATTGAACAGTAA
- a CDS encoding class I SAM-dependent methyltransferase yields the protein MSIVFPDPMKHPDWTPPQTKEFYERLVKESGSYAYPWKSEFDEPTAEIIFGRKLSSYITDSSQVLDVGCGHGDFLNKWASQAKEAVGIDAVEGFIITANRCKPAGSFRFLTIDVDDGLPFSDHYFDVVYSKKGPWLFTERNREGSRVIKPGGAVLQFIHGGTDGGLRALFPGLYSPLNWNKDQAIQQLSDHLGLPDSGLSDIDIQVIEETEYLSTPEDVLIKKCFGQTKSLKEFVWRECFGGVEEIFNKHAAPRGLRVTNYYYIVTARSI from the coding sequence ATGTCCATAGTGTTCCCGGATCCGATGAAGCATCCTGATTGGACTCCTCCGCAGACCAAGGAGTTTTATGAACGGCTTGTTAAAGAAAGCGGAAGCTACGCATATCCTTGGAAGTCGGAATTTGACGAACCTACAGCCGAAATCATATTCGGGCGGAAGTTATCGTCGTATATTACCGACAGCTCTCAGGTGCTCGATGTTGGTTGCGGACACGGTGATTTTCTTAATAAGTGGGCATCACAAGCAAAAGAAGCCGTCGGAATCGATGCTGTAGAGGGATTTATTATAACAGCAAACAGATGTAAACCAGCGGGCTCTTTTCGTTTTTTGACAATAGATGTTGACGATGGTTTACCATTTTCTGATCATTACTTTGACGTGGTTTATTCGAAAAAAGGTCCTTGGTTGTTCACTGAACGGAATCGGGAAGGAAGTCGGGTCATAAAACCAGGCGGTGCAGTCCTTCAATTTATCCACGGTGGAACGGATGGGGGACTGAGGGCGCTGTTTCCCGGTCTATATTCCCCGTTAAATTGGAATAAAGACCAAGCGATACAACAACTTTCGGACCACCTTGGACTCCCCGATAGCGGACTATCGGACATAGATATCCAAGTCATTGAAGAAACCGAATATCTTTCAACTCCTGAGGACGTTCTTATTAAGAAATGCTTCGGCCAAACCAAGAGCTTAAAGGAGTTCGTTTGGAGGGAATGCTTTGGTGGTGTAGAGGAAATATTCAATAAGCATGCTGCTCCCAGAGGACTCAGAGTAACAAATTACTACTACATAGTGACCGCCAGATCTATTTAA
- a CDS encoding glutathione peroxidase, whose protein sequence is MTTLYDFQAETIKGENKSLSDYKGKVIVVVNTASKCGFTRQYADLQKLYEQYQGQGLEIIGFPSNQFGEQEPGSNDEVESFCQINYGVTFPLFAKTDVRDETAHPVFKYLTEAAPFEGFDTTEPGGKKMDSYLSEKHPQRMSDNSIKWNFTKFLIDREGKVVKRFESTVEPLDMTADIETLL, encoded by the coding sequence ATGACAACTTTATACGACTTCCAAGCGGAAACAATCAAAGGTGAAAACAAATCATTGTCGGATTACAAAGGAAAGGTGATTGTCGTCGTCAATACGGCGAGCAAGTGCGGCTTCACGCGCCAATACGCCGACTTGCAGAAGCTCTACGAGCAGTATCAGGGCCAGGGTCTCGAAATTATCGGCTTTCCTTCCAATCAGTTCGGCGAGCAGGAGCCGGGCAGCAACGATGAAGTGGAGAGCTTTTGCCAAATCAATTACGGCGTAACGTTCCCTCTCTTTGCGAAAACAGACGTCCGTGATGAGACCGCTCATCCTGTATTCAAATACTTAACGGAAGCGGCTCCCTTCGAAGGCTTTGACACCACTGAGCCAGGCGGCAAAAAGATGGACTCCTATCTGAGCGAGAAGCACCCTCAGCGGATGAGCGATAATTCGATCAAGTGGAATTTCACCAAGTTTCTGATTGACCGTGAAGGCAAGGTCGTCAAACGGTTCGAATCTACCGTTGAGCCGCTGGATATGACAGCCGATATCGAGACGCTGCTGTAA
- the add gene encoding adenosine deaminase, translating into MSLTAQSEKRMAMLPKVDLHVHLDGSVMPETILEMGRSQGISLPADSAEGLLPFIRAAEDCDSLQDYLGTFAFVLRFLQDGEALERVAFELVMQAAQERCLYMEVRFAPQLHTEKGLSLEAIIGHVISGLKRGEEAFGVTARVIVICMRHHDLTTNKAVAEAAAEWHGRGVAAIDLAGDEAGYPAHLFHELFSFAKQRRLPVTIHAGEAAGPANIYEAVVHLGASRVGHGVRVREDREVLELLKARRIPLEMCPVSNIQTKAVPEWTLYPLPEYLNEGLLVTVNTDNRTVSGTTLLHEYRMLMEHCGVTENQIADIIHNGLRAAFVEEAVKERLLEKFNNARLELGFM; encoded by the coding sequence ATGTCATTGACTGCCCAATCGGAGAAAAGGATGGCCATGCTGCCGAAGGTCGATCTGCACGTTCATCTGGATGGAAGCGTAATGCCGGAAACGATTCTGGAGATGGGCCGATCCCAGGGCATTTCTCTTCCCGCAGACAGTGCGGAAGGGCTGCTGCCTTTCATAAGGGCCGCAGAAGATTGCGATAGCCTCCAGGATTATTTAGGCACCTTTGCGTTTGTGCTTCGTTTCCTGCAGGATGGGGAAGCGCTTGAGCGCGTCGCGTTCGAGCTCGTCATGCAGGCGGCACAGGAGAGGTGCCTGTACATGGAAGTCCGTTTTGCGCCGCAGCTTCATACGGAGAAAGGGCTGTCCCTGGAAGCGATTATCGGACATGTGATCAGCGGCCTTAAACGCGGGGAAGAGGCGTTCGGCGTGACAGCGAGGGTAATCGTCATCTGCATGCGGCATCATGATTTGACGACGAATAAGGCGGTCGCGGAAGCCGCGGCTGAGTGGCATGGCCGCGGTGTGGCTGCGATTGATCTTGCCGGAGATGAAGCCGGTTATCCGGCTCATTTGTTTCATGAGTTGTTCTCGTTTGCGAAGCAGAGAAGGCTCCCGGTTACGATCCATGCCGGAGAGGCGGCCGGCCCGGCCAACATTTACGAAGCGGTGGTTCATCTGGGGGCCAGCCGCGTCGGGCACGGAGTAAGGGTACGGGAAGACAGGGAAGTGCTGGAGCTGCTAAAAGCCCGGCGAATCCCGCTTGAAATGTGTCCCGTCAGCAATATTCAGACAAAGGCGGTCCCCGAATGGACACTCTATCCGCTGCCTGAATATCTTAATGAAGGTCTGCTCGTAACTGTAAATACGGATAACCGTACCGTTTCGGGGACAACCCTCCTTCACGAATACCGAATGCTGATGGAACATTGCGGAGTGACCGAGAACCAGATAGCGGACATCATCCATAACGGCTTGCGTGCCGCATTTGTCGAGGAAGCCGTCAAGGAACGGCTGTTGGAGAAGTTTAACAACGCCCGCTTGGAGCTTGGTTTTATGTAA
- a CDS encoding GNAT family N-acetyltransferase, translating to MQPTFETERLVLRPFELGDSVQVQKLAGDIEVARTTLSIPYPYPDGAAESWISGCHGRSETGDGFAFAMVGKDNSVLIGCISINIAKPHNRGELAYWVGRPFWGKGYAAEAAKQVVQFGFETLKLNKIWAAAMVKNPASSNVMSKVGMKHEGTFKQHISKWDQFEDLVYYGMIKTDYDNMVK from the coding sequence ATGCAGCCAACTTTCGAAACGGAAAGGTTAGTTCTGAGACCGTTTGAATTAGGAGATTCAGTCCAAGTGCAGAAGCTCGCGGGAGATATCGAAGTGGCCAGGACAACACTGTCCATTCCCTACCCTTACCCTGATGGGGCGGCTGAATCCTGGATCAGCGGTTGTCATGGCCGGTCAGAAACCGGCGACGGATTCGCTTTTGCGATGGTCGGCAAGGACAATTCCGTATTGATAGGATGCATAAGCATCAATATAGCGAAACCGCATAATAGAGGCGAGCTTGCCTATTGGGTGGGAAGACCTTTCTGGGGTAAAGGCTATGCGGCCGAAGCTGCAAAGCAAGTGGTCCAATTCGGGTTTGAAACGCTGAAGCTGAATAAAATATGGGCCGCGGCAATGGTCAAAAACCCGGCCTCGTCGAACGTTATGTCCAAGGTTGGGATGAAACACGAAGGGACCTTTAAACAACATATATCAAAGTGGGATCAATTTGAGGACTTGGTTTACTATGGAATGATTAAGACGGACTATGATAATATGGTCAAATAA
- a CDS encoding ester cyclase has translation MYWFIKMFPATAVVVEDLFVDGDEAASRTSIRGITTVGRQPMILELIRMDDKRIAEVWGLTNLGEVVGLDRPD, from the coding sequence TTGTACTGGTTCATCAAAATGTTCCCGGCCACCGCAGTGGTTGTCGAAGACCTCTTTGTCGATGGCGATGAGGCTGCAAGCCGCACCAGTATAAGGGGAATCACTACCGTCGGAAGGCAGCCGATGATCCTTGAACTCATTCGTATGGACGATAAACGAATTGCAGAAGTCTGGGGGCTAACGAATCTGGGTGAGGTTGTTGGGTTAGATCGTCCGGACTAA